The genomic DNA GTATTTGTTCGACTACTTCAAGCACTTGATGCTGAACGGCAAATGAGCAATGACCAAAACCCAATGACCAACAAATGAATCACGGAACTGAATCGAGCAATTGGTCGTTGGAGCTTGGTCATTCTCAGTCATTCGGACTTGAACAGCAGCGTCAAAACGTCTAACGCTCCAATCGCTTTGTGTGCATCGCGCATCCCTTGTTCGTGGCAAGCGTCCCAGAGGGTTAACGCATAGTGCAAATACTGTTCACGCAGCGCGGCCATGGTTGATGCCGTAAGCCGCTCGCTAAGCTGGGTCCAAAGTTGATTTACATTTTCCACGGCCCCTGCCACGGCGTGAACTGCGTCGTAGATGGAATCGTCCAACTGCTCCAGAAGCTCGATGCACGCGGGGTCCGTTACCGTATGGATTTTTGCCCCTGAGCCAGCCACAAAACTAACTGGGTCACGGCTATAGTTGCTATGCGAACGAGTACGTGGCGAGCGCGGCTCGGAATTCGATTGAACGGCAGCCGTCTGATTTCGGGGACGGTCGGTGCGATATAGCCGTTCGGAGGCGGCGGCCAATCGTGGAGGCTGGGGAGCCGGCTCTTCGGAATTTGCCGCGACGACAATGGCCTCGCGATGCAATTCCTTCCGTAGTTGTTCTCCCAACGAATTTAATTCTTCCCAGCGCAAATCAGGACGTCGTTGTTGCAATGCTGCGGCGAGCTGGGGCAATTGATCGAACCGGATTGCGTCGGCCACATAGGCCGCCCAACCCGTGAGTTCCACCGCGGCGGCGCCCGGGGAAGACAGATCGATCAAGGTCACTCCTTCGTTGCGCACGGCACGGTGCTGTTCGGCGGCATCTTCCGACACGGGTGCTAAGCGAAACGGACGCCGGGGCGAAAATCGTAGACCGGTGGTAAACGTCAATGCGGTGCGACATTCTGTGGGAAAGCACTGCAGCAATCCGCCGAACAAAGTCTCGCAGTGTGCAGTGCCGGACAGGAGATGAATTCCGGGCTCCATCGCCGCCGCAATCAATTGGGCCACCTCCTCCGGTCCGCGTTGATCGGCCAGTTGCGCCAGCAAACCCTCGTCGACGGTGTTGGCTCGGCCTACCAGAGTAAACGGCTCCAGCGTGGCTGGCGGCTGATCGTGCACCGTCAGCACGCCCTTGGCCCACGCGGCCCGCAACACGGCAAACGGATTATTCGCAAACCGGGCCAGCACAGCAGCGGGCACGAGCAGAAACTGGGTGTAGATTCGTGCTCCGCCGCGACTGCTGTACTCTTGCCCCGCGGCCACGGTTTTCGATACGCAATAGGTCCCGCACTGCAAACAGTGAAAATTCACGCTAGATTGTTCGTCCCGATCGGTATTCAACGCATCGTGCGATGGTCCCCACACCGCCAATTCGCGCGCCTGCCTGTCCGTTACGCCCGGACTCCGTGCCAAAAGCTGATACCCTGCCGCGTGTTCGGTGCGGGCGGAAGTAAATATGGCCTGTTCGATCAACACGTGGAGCTCCTGCAAGATTGGTTTGCTCTGCCGAAAGTCAAGCTGATATGGTTCGATGCAAAGGAAATGGAGTAACCGATACCTTTTAGCGTTTCGATCGTTCACGCTTGGACCGAATTTGCTCGACAATCCAGCGGAACGGTTCGAGAATGCCTCGCGGCTCAATCCGTAGCGGCGCGCGCACTCGGCCTGCGCTGGGAACGTTCCGCATGCCGGTCGCGCCGGCGACTCCCGCGGCAAAAAATTTGTGCTGATGGAATCGTTCCCGACAGTATTGCCACAAGCTAGCGGCATGCCGCTGGGCATAAATTGTCGGATCGTCGAAAGAATCTTCGCATTGATCGGCCTTGCTGAACACAAGCGCTACGGGCCGCTGTTGCCACGAGTTCTTTTCGTCGGTTTCTAATTCACTGAGATAGGTCAGCAACTTCATGGTGAAATAATTTTGTTCGTTATGGCCGGAAAGCAGGCCCGTGCTGTCGACCAGAATCATCGCGCCGGCACACTTCTGCAAAAACGAGCGAATGGCCACATAGGAATGGGGATGTTCGACCTCTTCCAGCAACGCTTCGCCCGCCACGTCGGGCATAATCAGCTCAAAGGGGTGTTTTTCTTGCGGGCGGCGAACCTGGCAGTGAACCCAATTCCAGCGATCCGGTTCGTTCGACGTTTTTGCCGGAAATTCGCAGCGCGCCAGCGCTTGCATGGCATTCTGCTGCAGCGTGACCGAGAAAGCCCCGCGGGCCACGATTTGCATTTCGTCCGGCATGCGCGAGAGCATATCCAGCAGCATGCCCAAGTACACCGTTTTTCCGACGCCGCTGGAACCGATGGTAGCGACCATTTGGGGCTGCAGTTTTTGCGACTGGGCCTGGTGCGCCAGCGCCATCGGCGCCTGGCAGTGCCGGCACAGCTCGGCATCGAATGCGTTTCCCTGGCCACAAATATAACAAGACACCTGTACGGCGTATTGGGCCAGGCGGTACGAATCCATCGGCAGCACGGCTTTGGTCATGCCAGCGTCTCCTCGACGGCCTCGTCGTGAAACAATTCGGCTTGTTCAATGAATGGAGGTCCTTGGTGTGCCATCTCGCCACATGGCAATTCGTCTTGTTCCGCATGCGATTCACCGGGCAAGGAACTTCCCGCGATTGCAGCAGATGAATCAGCAAGTTGATCGAGAGGCTTACCCGGCGGCGGATCGGTCGGCGGTCCGGCAATGTCGCAGAGGCTTAAGGCACAACGAAAACCAATGTTATGCTTTCGCAGAATGGGGTTTTCGCCGCTGGCAAATTGGCACGTGGCCTGATGTTCGAAGTACGTGTCAAACGCGCCGCCACGAATGGTCTTCAACAGGGGGCCATGGCCGTATAACACTTCCTCCGTGGTCGGTTCGGTTTCCAAGGTGGTGGCGGTCCACTCCCAAGCATTTCCAATCAATTGATATACTCCGCCGACGCTAACGCCCTCTGCGAATTCGTCGACCGCCACCATCCGGCCGGGCTCAGATCCCCAGACGTTTGCCTTGCTGCGATCGAACGTTTCTCCCCATGGATACTGGCGCTGCAGCGAGGTGCCTGCACTGAGGGTTACCGGCCAACTGCCGGCCTTGACCCATTCCGCATCGGTCGGCAAACGCTTGCCGACCCAACGTGCATAGGCGACCGCCTCGTACCAACTAACTCCGACCACAGGCAAGCGCTCCTCTCCGGGCAAATACCGTCCGTCTTTCCAAAACCGCGGTCCGGGTTCTCCCGTTTGATCTGTGAAATCGAGCACCGCGGGCCAAACCTCTTGGTCCCAAATTGCCATTTCCTGATATCCACCAGCGTTGACAAACTGCTGATACTGCTGGTTGGTGACCAAATAGCGGTCCAAAAATACGCTTTGCACCGCCACGGTGAATTCCTGAGGAGAATTGAAATCTTCGGTGGCAAACAGTGGGTAGTCGACATCGAACACACACGGCTCTAAATAAACAGTTCCCGCCGGCACCAAGCCCATCGAATCGCTTAACGCCTGCTTGGCTTTTTCGTAAAAATCTGGCATTAAATTGCGCGCAATTTGGGCCCGCAACAGCAACGCAAAGCGCCCGTCAACAAGCATTTGATCTACAAGCGAACCGACATCGTCCGCCGTTGGTACAGCATGGGCTGGCGGATGGCTAACCTGCACAGGTGGTTGCGGAAGAAGTTGCTTGCTTTTCAATAAAAAATGCGCGTGTTTGTGCCAATGCGGCAGCATGTGGCGGATGCGAGTAAACATGGTGGGCACCTCCCGTGAAGCTTTTTCATAACGCGGTCGTTTCTCAGGCGGTGTATCTGTATTCCGGATGGTCCGGACTATTTTTGTTTGCGGCGTCGAGCAACATCTTTCTGCAAAATCTCGAATTGGGAAAGAACCGAGCCCAGCACCGGGTCGGGATTGCTTCCTCCGGCTGAGTGCGGTGGTGGGGCGTACGATGCTGATGAAGGCGAAGGCTCTTCGGCTGCAGCGGCATAATCTTCGTCTTCCATTTGCAGCACTGCCGAAGCCACGTGTTCGGCCGATAGTGGCGCAAGACGCCGCGGGGGCGTCGGCGGGGTAATTGCCAAATCACTTTGTTGGGTGATCCACTTGGTTTGCTTGTCGAGAATGCGGCGTAATTGGCGGAGCTCAGTCATCCACTGGACGTGCTCGTCCGACATTTGCCGTTTTTGCCCCGCAATAATTTCCGCCATGTTGACGGCTCGACCACGGATGTTTTCGAGTTCTTCTTCCAAAGCCTGCCGTTCGCTTTCCAGCTCGGCCACGCGAATTTCCAGCTCGGCATTGTTTTCCGTGTTCTCATCCAGCGTGGGCTGAAATTCCTCGGCCAGCGGGCTGCGCAACTCTTCCAGTTGTTGGCGCTGCAGCGCCATTTGCGCTTCCGCCTGCAACAGCCTGCCGTGCAAAGTTTCCAAATCAGTGAACAAATCGGTTACAAACTGGGCATAACTTTCTTGTCCCGCTTGTAACGCCGCCAGCGATTGTTTCAAGGTTGCTCCGGCGCCGGCAGCGGTGGATATAGACACGAATGAGCCCTCGATCACCTTGGGCTTGAACTGCCCAAGGCAAAGTGTGAACTTCGGTCGCCAAGCTCAACAAGCGCGCTTTTGCCGGAAATCGATAAGTTGCAAAAACCGCGATCTGCTGTGAAATGCAATCGCTGGTCGCGATACATTCCCCGCTTGGTCGAATTGCAGGAACGCCGCTGGAAATGACTTGGCGCCGATCCTCAATAGCAACCCTAGTTCATAAAAGGATTAAGGGCAAACCAGAGGCGGTTCGCGCTATTTCGCACAGCGCCACGGACCAGCCTCCCCCTTGCAAGCCGCGGTAAATATGCCATCGTTCTCATATTGGAGCTAGAAACGGCGTGGATTTTGCACGATAGGCAACCAGAAATCAGCATCTTTATGAGGAGAACTCCCATGTTGAAAATTAGAAACATTTGTGGCTTGACCGCCGCGGCGCTGGTGCTGCTGGCTGGATTGGCAAACGTGAGCGCTGCCCAAAGCACCCCGGTTAAGAACGCCTCGCTCAACTCCAGTGGCGACTGCTGCCAAACCGCTCCCACGCCGGCGCCCGCCTGCACAACCTATAAGCCGTGCATCACCTATCGCGGTTGTTGCGATTGCTGTGGGCCGAAAGTCAGCCAGGTGCTGAAAGTGAAAGATCCGGGCGATTGCTGCTGCAACAGCCTGGCCGAAATTCCAGTGTGCTTGCCGGCGTGCTGCAAAAATCCGTGCGTGAGTTGCAAGTGCGGATTGTTAGGCCGCGGCGTGGTAACGTACTCCTACGATTGCTGCTGCGTCACCGTAATTTTCACACGCTGCGGCGATGTGATTGTGCGCTACAGCTAAGCCGGTAATCGCTTTCACTACAGAAACCACCTGGCGGCTGAATGAGATAGCGCCGGCGCCAATTTAAAAATCTGCACTGCTTAAAAATCCGCGCTACCCGGCGTGCGGGGAAAGGGAATTACATCGCGAATGTTTCCCATTCCCGTGACAAATTGCAAAATTCGCTCCAGCCCGAGTCCAAAGCCGGAATGCGGCACGGTGCCATAGCGCCGCAAATCGAGATACCACCAATACGGCTCCGGGTTTAATCCCTGTTCTTGCATTCGTTGCTGGAGCACGTCGAGCCGTTCTTCACGCTGGCTGCCGCCAATAATTTCGCCCACGCCGGGCATTAAAATATCCATGGCCCGAACCGTTTTTCCATCGTCGTTCACGCGCATGTAAAAAGGCTTAATGCTGCGCGGATAATCGAACAAAATCACCGGGCTTTTGAATTCCTGCTCCGTCAGCCAGCGTTCGTGCTCGGCCTGCAAATCGTTTCCCCAGGTGACGGGAAATTCAAAGGTTTGGCCCGATTTCATCAATCGTTCCACGGCTTCCGTATAGGACAGCCGCACGAACTGGCTGCTGACAATGTGTTCCAGCGTGCCCCGCACGGTTTTATCAATCCGCTCGTGAAAAAACTGCATTTCTTCCGGGCAGTTTTTCAGCAAATCGGCCAGAATGTGCTTGATAAATTCTTCGGCCAACTGCATGTTGTCGGGCAATTCGTAAAACGCCATTTCCGGCTCAACCATCCAAAATTCTGCCAAATGGCGTGAAGTGTTGGAATTTTCCGCCCGAAACGTGGGCCCAAACGTGTAGATTTTTCCCAGTCCGCAAGCA from Pirellulales bacterium includes the following:
- a CDS encoding formylglycine-generating enzyme family protein — translated: MFTRIRHMLPHWHKHAHFLLKSKQLLPQPPVQVSHPPAHAVPTADDVGSLVDQMLVDGRFALLLRAQIARNLMPDFYEKAKQALSDSMGLVPAGTVYLEPCVFDVDYPLFATEDFNSPQEFTVAVQSVFLDRYLVTNQQYQQFVNAGGYQEMAIWDQEVWPAVLDFTDQTGEPGPRFWKDGRYLPGEERLPVVGVSWYEAVAYARWVGKRLPTDAEWVKAGSWPVTLSAGTSLQRQYPWGETFDRSKANVWGSEPGRMVAVDEFAEGVSVGGVYQLIGNAWEWTATTLETEPTTEEVLYGHGPLLKTIRGGAFDTYFEHQATCQFASGENPILRKHNIGFRCALSLCDIAGPPTDPPPGKPLDQLADSSAAIAGSSLPGESHAEQDELPCGEMAHQGPPFIEQAELFHDEAVEETLA
- the asnS gene encoding asparagine--tRNA ligase — protein: METISVAAARKTEAIGRQVRLSGWVRTRRDSKGGFSFLELNDGSCQGNIQIVADAKLANYENEIKHLSPGCSVTIEGEVKASQGKGQSTEVAAAKVTVHGLADAESYPLQKKGHSFEFLRTIAHLRPRTNSFGAVARVRNRVSWAIHQFFQARGFIYLHTPIITASDCEGAGAMFKVTTLDLNKLPRKEAAVDYAQDFFQRAAYLTVSGQLNGEAYACGLGKIYTFGPTFRAENSNTSRHLAEFWMVEPEMAFYELPDNMQLAEEFIKHILADLLKNCPEEMQFFHERIDKTVRGTLEHIVSSQFVRLSYTEAVERLMKSGQTFEFPVTWGNDLQAEHERWLTEQEFKSPVILFDYPRSIKPFYMRVNDDGKTVRAMDILMPGVGEIIGGSQREERLDVLQQRMQEQGLNPEPYWWYLDLRRYGTVPHSGFGLGLERILQFVTGMGNIRDVIPFPRTPGSADF